One window from the genome of Raphanus sativus cultivar WK10039 unplaced genomic scaffold, ASM80110v3 Scaffold1083, whole genome shotgun sequence encodes:
- the LOC108844079 gene encoding WEB family protein At2g38370: MAESSESGSVTGPGSLNPDSDLSFNGRVEIDTSTPFESVREAANRFGGFGFWRPSHSYKSPGAFQENVEGDIIRLKGQAAELQNDLISKERETLEVVKELDATKATVEELNSKLQQKKKKNEEEVDGCIKPAGDVLKDLSKAKMNLCKRTVDLAGIRGSVEVLNKQLQEEKDALEKTRERLMQRSLKVVENDAFGMMDDEVQRLGREAQEFRKTGENAREEIVKAVAEIEDTREKIKAAKIRLVAARKMKEAARGAEAVALAEIKAVEEAVERVDTANATKLEGEDVLRNSQKDKGQRRRLSSSVNNTAKFKSRRESATTPRATRLMDVNGLHLTYDDVAVVGSSSSAPVLKPTMSIGQILSKKLLLVAEDSDVMNVASERKKMSLGQMLANNDETWSKKSEGKENGKRSVTRKRFAKIAMLLKKQSKDKKKIAVKLR; the protein is encoded by the exons ATGGCCGAGTCCTCAGAAAGTGGCTCTGTAACTGGGCCTGGGAGCTTGAACCCTGACTCCGATCTGTCGTTCAATGGCCGAGTCGAGATAGACACTTCGACACCGTTCGAGTCAGTCAGAGAGGCGGCGAACCGGTTCGGCGGTTTCGGTTTCTGGAGACCTTCTCACAGTTATAAATCCCCAGGAGCCTTTCag GAAAACGTGGAAGGTGATATCATTAGACTCAAGGGACAGGCTGCTGAGCTACAGAACGATCTAATCTCGAAAGAACGAGAGACGCTCGAGGTTGTTAAGGAGCTTGATGCCACTAAAGCCACTGTTGAAGAGCTAAACTCGAAGCtgcagcagaagaagaagaagaatgaggAGGAAGTTGACGGTTGTATCAAGCCAGCGGGTGATGTACTAAAGGATCTAAGCAAGGCTAAGATGAATTTGTGCAAGAGGACGGTAGATCTCGCGGGTATACGAGGGTCTGTTGAGGTCTTGAACAAGCAACTGCAAGAAGAAAAGGATGCACTTGAGAAGACTCGCGAGAGACTCATGCAAAGGTCTTTGAAGGTGGTGGAGAATGATGCGTTTGGAATGATGGATGATGAGGTTCAAAGACTCGGCCGCGAAGCTCAAGAGTTCAGGAAGACGGGAGAGAACGCACGGGAGGAGATTGTGAAAGCAGTGGCGGAGATTGAAGACACTAGAGAGAAGATCAAAGCGGCTAAGATAAGGTTGGTTGCTGCTAGAAAGATGAAGGAAGCTGCCAGAGGTGCTGAGGCTGTTGCACTCGCAGAGATTAAGGCAGTGGAGGAAGCTGTGGAGAGAGTGGACACTGCAAATGCTACAAAACTCGAAGGAGAAGATGTGCTACGAAACTCGCAGAAAGACAAAGGACAGAGGAGAAGATTATCTTCATCAGTGAACAACACTGCCAAGTTCAAGAGCAGAAGAGAGAGTGCAACAACACCAAGAGCAACGCGTCTGATGGATGTAAACGGACTGCATCTGACATATGATGATGTTGCTGTTGTTGGTTCATCATCTTCGGCCCCTGTCTTGAAGCCAACAATGTCAATAGGGCAAATACTCAGCAAGAAGCTACTACTTGTTGCTGAGGATTCAGATGTGATGAATGTTGCTAGCGAGAGGAAGAAAATGTCGTTGGGTCAGATGCTGGCAAATAATGATGAAACTTGGAGCAAGAAGAGTGAAGGGAAGGAGAATGGGAAAAGATCAGTGACTCGAAAGAGGTTTGCTAAGATCGCTATGTTGTTGAAGAAACAGAGCAAGGACAAGAAGAAGATAGCTGTGAAGTTGAGGTGA
- the LOC108844522 gene encoding PRA1 family protein B4, whose product MASASPPTLPISNPQTVPSAAPSSLESQSPPIATPAFRAFINRITETVSNGLSQRRPWAELADRSALSKPESISDAAVRIRKNYSYFKVNYLAVATAIVGFSLVTHPFSLAFLLCLLASWLFLYLFRPSDQPIVILGRTFSDRETLGCLILFSIFVVFLTDVGSVLVSAVMVSVALICAHGAFRAPEDLFLDEQEPAATGFLSFLGGAASSAAPAVIAARG is encoded by the coding sequence ATGGCTTCCGCATCTCCTCCCACCCTCCCAATCTCCAACCCCCAAACCGTCCCCTCCGCCGCCCCATCCTCCCTCGAATCCCAATCCCCACCAATCGCAACCCCCGCCTTCCGCGCGTTCATCAACCGCATCACCGAGACCGTCTCCAACGGCCTCTCCCAGCGCCGTCCCTGGGCCGAGCTCGCCGACCGCTCCGCCCTCTCCAAACCCGAATCGATCTCCGACGCCGCCGTCCGCATCCGCAAGAACTACTCCTACTTCAAGGTCAACTACCTCGCCGTGGCGACGGCCATCGTCGGGTTCTCCCTCGTGACCCACCCCTTCTCCCTCGCCTTCCTCCTCTGCCTCCTCGCCTCCTGGCTCTTCCTCTACCTCTTCCGCCCCTCCGATCAGCCGATTGTGATTCTAGGTCGGACTTTCTCCGATCGGGAGACGCTGGGTTGCTTGATCTTGTTCAGCATCTTCGTGGTGTTCCTAACTGACGTTGGATCTGTGCTCGTGTCGGCGGTTATGGTTAGTGTGGCGTTGATCTGCGCGCATGGTGCGTTTAGGGCTCCAGAGGATCTTTTCTTGGATGAGCAGGAGCCGGCTGCGACTGGTTTTCTTTCGTTCCTTGGTGGGGCCGCTTC